In Oscillatoria sp. FACHB-1406, one DNA window encodes the following:
- the nadB gene encoding L-aspartate oxidase — MSALNPFSSTQFDAIAIGTGAAGLYAALCLPESWRVALVTKESLRTGASEWAQGGIAAAIAPDDSPSFHLEDTLKAGAGLCDRAAVEFLVENAPTAIHRLVDLGVAFDRKQESLALTLEAAHSHPRVLHAADTTGRAIVATLAERVLQRPNLQVFSEAFAIGLWINPENGRCQGVGLLCNGKIEWIRAAAVILATGGGGQVYSQTTNPAVSTGDGVALAWRAGAKVRDLEFFQFHPTALTRPGAPHFLISEAVRGEGAHLIDARGHRFAFDYHPKGELAPRDIVSRAIFNHLERNSELGDCVYLDLQPIARDRIRYRFPNIIQVCQHWGIDLFNEPIPVAPAAHYWMGGIAVDLNNQTSIPGLYAIGETASTGVHGANRLASNSLLECIVYAAQLAHLDLHGATIAAETEAVPECDRESYETTAQRACEIREQLQALMWYSAGILRSQPVLEDAIAKVEAWKAEVSKSPASRYFLASRASQNARLESPVAEANLRACGEVFNLLDIAALILKSAAWRKESRGGHYRSDFPETHPEGAVHTLVEGDRFWNEPVRG, encoded by the coding sequence ATGTCTGCCTTAAACCCATTTTCCTCGACTCAGTTCGATGCGATCGCGATTGGAACGGGGGCGGCGGGGTTATATGCCGCCCTATGCTTGCCAGAATCTTGGCGCGTGGCGTTAGTGACGAAAGAAAGTTTGCGAACTGGGGCGAGTGAGTGGGCGCAGGGAGGCATTGCAGCGGCGATCGCGCCGGACGATTCCCCAAGCTTCCACCTCGAGGATACCTTAAAAGCGGGCGCAGGATTGTGCGATCGCGCCGCCGTTGAATTCCTCGTCGAAAACGCCCCCACTGCCATCCATCGCCTCGTCGATCTCGGCGTAGCATTCGATCGCAAACAAGAGTCACTCGCCCTCACCCTCGAGGCTGCCCACTCCCATCCCCGCGTCCTCCACGCCGCCGATACCACCGGACGCGCGATCGTCGCCACCCTCGCCGAACGAGTCTTGCAACGCCCCAATCTTCAAGTCTTTTCCGAAGCGTTCGCGATTGGCTTGTGGATAAATCCCGAAAACGGGCGCTGTCAGGGCGTAGGATTGCTCTGTAACGGTAAAATTGAATGGATTCGCGCTGCTGCTGTCATTCTCGCGACGGGCGGCGGCGGACAAGTTTACTCGCAAACCACTAACCCCGCCGTCAGTACCGGCGATGGCGTAGCTTTAGCTTGGCGCGCGGGCGCAAAAGTGCGCGATCTCGAATTTTTTCAATTTCATCCCACCGCCCTCACCCGCCCGGGCGCGCCCCATTTCTTGATCAGCGAAGCGGTGCGGGGCGAAGGCGCGCATTTAATCGACGCGCGAGGACATCGGTTTGCCTTTGACTATCACCCCAAAGGCGAACTCGCCCCGCGCGATATCGTCAGTCGCGCCATTTTTAACCATTTGGAGAGGAATTCGGAGTTAGGAGACTGCGTTTATCTCGATTTACAACCGATCGCGCGCGATCGCATCCGCTATCGTTTCCCTAATATTATTCAAGTCTGCCAGCACTGGGGGATCGATCTTTTTAACGAACCGATTCCCGTCGCCCCCGCTGCCCACTATTGGATGGGGGGAATTGCCGTCGATTTGAACAATCAAACTTCGATTCCGGGATTGTACGCGATCGGCGAAACCGCCAGTACCGGCGTTCACGGCGCGAATCGCCTCGCCAGTAATTCCTTACTTGAATGTATCGTTTATGCCGCCCAACTCGCCCATCTCGATCTGCACGGTGCGACAATCGCGGCGGAAACTGAAGCAGTACCGGAGTGCGATCGCGAAAGTTACGAAACAACTGCCCAGCGCGCCTGCGAGATTCGCGAACAATTGCAAGCTTTGATGTGGTACAGTGCCGGGATCTTGCGATCGCAACCCGTTTTAGAAGACGCGATCGCGAAAGTCGAAGCTTGGAAAGCAGAAGTCTCTAAATCGCCCGCCAGCCGCTATTTTCTGGCTTCTCGTGCCAGTCAAAACGCGCGCTTGGAGTCCCCCGTTGCTGAAGCCAACCTACGCGCTTGCGGCGAAGTTTTCAACCTCCTCGACATTGCCGCCCTCATCCTTAAAAGTGCTGCATGGCGAAAAGAAAGTCGCGGCGGACATTACCGCAGCGACTTTCCCGAAACTCACCCCGAGGGGGCAGTGCATACATTGGTGGAGGGCGATCGCTTTTGGAACGAACCCGTCCGAGGTTAA
- a CDS encoding SHOCT domain-containing protein, producing the protein MLEDLLRKPKNQKVAVLLALAGTVTPLAGLHKLYLRQYGWGVLYLALFSTPIPRVASAIEAVWYLLQPHEDFDRRFNSGVEMGAMASAAVKSGLPPEQVGDIATALRELDRLRQDGLMSEYEFEQKRRQLLDRIT; encoded by the coding sequence GTGTTAGAAGATTTATTGCGCAAACCGAAAAATCAAAAAGTGGCCGTCTTGTTAGCGCTGGCGGGAACGGTTACGCCGCTTGCCGGATTGCATAAGTTATACCTGCGGCAGTATGGGTGGGGCGTGCTGTATTTGGCGCTCTTTTCGACACCGATTCCTCGCGTTGCGAGTGCGATTGAGGCGGTTTGGTATCTCCTGCAACCCCACGAGGATTTCGATCGCCGCTTTAATTCAGGCGTGGAGATGGGCGCGATGGCAAGCGCCGCAGTGAAGTCAGGATTGCCCCCCGAACAAGTCGGCGACATTGCAACCGCCTTGCGAGAACTCGATCGCTTGCGGCAAGATGGATTGATGTCGGAGTACGAGTTCGAGCAGAAACGCCGCCAATTGCTCGATCGCATCACTTGA
- a CDS encoding M48 family metallopeptidase, which translates to MPTYPGLSSEAFRHPLDRQAEQALRSVPGFNLLARNFVKYVYERPQRVYFLGNYIKVGPRQYSTIYGIFRECLRDLDVTTEPELYISQTPTANAYALGRECPSIVINSGLLDLLNEAEIRTAIAHELGHIKCEHTVLIQMAIWAMGAAQFLGDLTLGLGNVLSSGLIFAFYEWLRKAELSADRAALLVMDDLRVVMQTMMKLSGGSHKYAHECNLDEFIRQSETYLELNRDGLNQLYKFLIYNGGQGAFLTHPFSVERLHYLREWSASAEYRQIRQGNYPRSGAEGAVDAPTTENESEIEALRRQVEELQTEIDRVRGDRESQN; encoded by the coding sequence ATGCCTACCTATCCCGGACTGTCCAGCGAAGCCTTCCGACACCCCCTCGATCGCCAAGCCGAACAAGCATTACGCAGCGTTCCCGGATTTAATCTCCTAGCCCGCAATTTTGTTAAATACGTCTACGAACGACCTCAGCGGGTTTATTTTCTCGGGAACTACATTAAAGTCGGCCCCCGCCAATACTCCACCATTTACGGAATTTTCCGCGAGTGCCTGCGCGATTTAGATGTCACCACCGAACCCGAACTCTACATCAGTCAGACTCCTACTGCCAATGCTTATGCCCTCGGTCGCGAATGTCCGTCCATCGTCATCAACAGCGGGTTGTTAGATTTACTCAATGAGGCAGAAATTCGGACAGCGATCGCTCACGAACTCGGACATATTAAATGCGAACACACTGTATTGATTCAGATGGCGATTTGGGCGATGGGGGCGGCACAATTCCTAGGAGATTTAACCCTAGGACTGGGAAACGTACTCAGTAGCGGTTTGATTTTCGCTTTCTACGAATGGCTGCGGAAAGCCGAACTTTCTGCCGATCGCGCGGCGCTATTGGTGATGGATGACCTTAGAGTGGTGATGCAAACGATGATGAAACTCTCCGGAGGAAGCCACAAATACGCCCATGAGTGCAATCTTGACGAATTTATCCGTCAGTCAGAGACCTATCTAGAATTAAATCGAGATGGATTGAACCAACTTTATAAATTCCTGATTTACAACGGCGGTCAAGGCGCATTTCTGACTCATCCTTTTTCTGTAGAACGCCTGCACTATTTACGGGAGTGGTCGGCCTCAGCGGAATATCGCCAAATTCGCCAAGGTAATTATCCCCGTTCTGGTGCAGAGGGTGCAGTAGACGCTCCTACGACTGAGAATGAGAGTGAAATAGAAGCCCTGCGGCGGCAAGTCGAAGAACTCCAGACAGAGATCGATCGCGTCAGAGGCGATCGCGAATCTCAAAATTAA
- a CDS encoding glutamyl-tRNA reductase, producing MNILVVGLSHKTAPVEVREKLSIPEPKIEAAIAHLKTYPHIEEVAILSTCNRLEIYVVARESQPGVREITQFLSEIGQLPLDYLRRYLFILLHQDALRHIMRVAAGLDSLVLGEGQILAQVKTTHKLAQKYNGLGQLLDRLFKQAMTAGKRVRTETSIGTGAVSISSAAVELAQIKAAHLPSCRTSIIGAGKMAHLLVKHLLAKGATQITIVNRSRKRSLELARQFPDAPLQLLEITEMLPAIAGSDLVFTSTSATEPILNRAMLQGCLACHQSLMLIDISVPRNIHADVDGLERVQCFNVDDLKAVVAQNTESRRQMAREAEVLLEEEVAAFELWRRSLDTVPTISSLRHKIESIREQELEKALSRLGSEFGEKHQEVIEALTRGIVNKILHEPMVQLRAQQDIEARERCLESLQMLFNLETNNQFT from the coding sequence ATGAATATTTTAGTCGTCGGTCTTAGTCATAAAACGGCTCCTGTAGAAGTGCGGGAGAAATTAAGCATTCCGGAACCGAAAATCGAAGCCGCGATCGCACACCTAAAAACTTATCCCCACATTGAAGAAGTCGCGATCTTAAGTACCTGCAACCGTTTAGAAATCTACGTTGTCGCTCGGGAAAGTCAGCCCGGAGTCAGAGAAATTACGCAATTCCTCTCAGAAATCGGTCAACTTCCCCTCGACTATTTGCGCCGCTATCTCTTCATTCTGCTTCACCAAGATGCGCTGCGCCACATCATGCGCGTTGCAGCAGGATTGGATAGTTTGGTTCTCGGGGAAGGGCAAATCCTCGCCCAAGTCAAAACCACCCACAAACTCGCCCAAAAATACAACGGACTCGGACAACTGCTCGATCGCCTTTTCAAACAAGCAATGACGGCAGGGAAACGAGTTCGCACCGAAACCAGCATCGGTACAGGGGCGGTTTCGATCTCTTCGGCAGCAGTCGAACTCGCGCAAATCAAAGCCGCCCATCTGCCTTCCTGTCGCACCAGCATCATCGGTGCGGGCAAGATGGCGCACTTGCTGGTTAAGCATTTGTTAGCGAAGGGCGCAACCCAAATTACCATCGTCAATCGATCGCGCAAGCGTTCCCTGGAACTCGCCCGACAATTTCCCGACGCGCCGCTGCAACTCCTGGAAATTACGGAGATGCTACCCGCGATCGCAGGCTCGGATCTCGTCTTCACCAGCACCAGCGCAACCGAACCGATTCTCAACCGCGCCATGCTACAAGGCTGCCTCGCCTGCCATCAATCCCTGATGCTGATCGATATTTCCGTACCCCGCAACATTCACGCCGATGTCGATGGGTTAGAGCGAGTTCAGTGTTTTAACGTAGACGATCTGAAAGCCGTTGTTGCACAAAATACTGAGAGTCGCCGTCAGATGGCACGGGAAGCGGAAGTCTTGCTGGAAGAAGAAGTCGCAGCCTTTGAACTGTGGCGGCGATCGCTCGATACCGTTCCCACCATCAGCAGTTTGCGGCACAAAATTGAAAGTATCCGCGAACAAGAACTCGAAAAAGCCCTCTCGCGTTTGGGCAGCGAATTCGGCGAAAAACATCAGGAAGTCATCGAAGCATTAACGCGCGGAATTGTCAACAAAATTCTGCACGAACCGATGGTACAACTGCGGGCGCAACAAGATATCGAAGCGCGAGAACGCTGCTTAGAATCGTTGCAAATGTTGTTTAACCTAGAAACCAACAATCAGTTCACCTAG
- the glpX gene encoding class II fructose-bisphosphatase, producing MDNTLGLEIIEVVEQAAIASAKWMGKGEKNTADHVAVEAMRERMNKIYMRGRIVIGEGERDEAPMLYIGEEVGICNQENAKDYCNPDELIEIDIAVDPCEGTNLVAYGQPGSMAVLAISEKGGLFAAPDFYMKKLAAPPAAKGHVDINKSATENLHIISDCLNRAIEELVVVVMDRPRHKELIQEIRGAGARVRLISDGDVSAALCCAFSGTNIHALMGIGAAPEGVISAAAMRCLGGHFQGQLIYDPEVVKTGLIGESKEGNLARLNEMGITDGDRVYNAEELANGQTVLFAACGITPGTLMEGVRFFHGGARTQSLVISSQSKTARFVDTVHMFEKPKYIQLR from the coding sequence GTGGATAATACGCTTGGTTTAGAAATTATTGAAGTTGTCGAACAAGCCGCGATCGCCTCGGCAAAGTGGATGGGTAAAGGCGAAAAAAATACCGCCGACCACGTAGCTGTAGAAGCAATGCGGGAGCGTATGAACAAGATTTATATGCGCGGTCGCATCGTAATTGGGGAAGGCGAACGGGATGAAGCCCCCATGCTTTATATCGGCGAAGAAGTCGGAATTTGCAACCAAGAGAATGCAAAAGATTATTGCAACCCCGACGAACTCATCGAAATTGATATTGCGGTCGATCCTTGCGAAGGAACTAACCTCGTTGCTTACGGACAACCCGGTTCGATGGCAGTACTTGCCATTTCTGAAAAAGGCGGACTCTTCGCTGCGCCGGACTTCTACATGAAGAAACTCGCCGCACCTCCGGCAGCCAAAGGTCATGTCGATATTAATAAGTCAGCCACGGAAAACTTGCATATCATTTCGGATTGCTTGAACCGCGCGATCGAAGAATTGGTTGTCGTTGTGATGGATCGCCCCCGCCACAAAGAGTTAATTCAAGAAATTCGCGGTGCAGGCGCGCGGGTGCGACTGATTAGCGATGGTGACGTTTCCGCCGCACTCTGCTGTGCATTCTCTGGAACCAACATCCACGCGCTGATGGGAATCGGTGCAGCCCCCGAAGGCGTGATTTCAGCGGCGGCGATGCGCTGCTTGGGCGGTCACTTCCAAGGGCAGTTGATCTACGATCCGGAAGTCGTGAAAACGGGCTTAATCGGAGAAAGTAAGGAAGGAAACTTGGCTCGCCTCAACGAAATGGGGATTACTGACGGCGATCGCGTTTACAATGCAGAAGAACTCGCTAACGGTCAAACCGTTCTGTTCGCTGCCTGCGGGATTACTCCCGGAACCTTAATGGAAGGGGTTCGCTTCTTCCACGGCGGCGCGCGCACCCAAAGCTTGGTCATTTCCAGCCAATCGAAAACCGCTCGCTTCGTCGATACGGTTCATATGTTTGAGAAGCCGAAGTACATTCAATTGCGTTAA
- a CDS encoding ComEA family DNA-binding protein, whose translation MVDWRSSAGKLQALNPRHRAIRARLLRDPYARLQTLEEVAIAASLGLKIDVNRASIDDWLRLPGISIHQARSLVELVGMGVQLLSIEDIAAATSIPRARLQPLEPLLSFYYYDPESLVLPQRVNPNTATPEQLARIPLLDAVTINDLILDRTTCGAYRNLADLQRRLNLSSTLTAQLMHYFQFN comes from the coding sequence ATGGTAGATTGGCGATCGTCGGCAGGGAAGTTACAAGCCTTGAACCCCAGACACAGAGCGATTCGAGCGCGGCTGCTACGCGATCCCTACGCGCGCTTGCAAACCCTCGAGGAAGTTGCGATCGCGGCAAGCTTAGGCTTAAAAATCGATGTCAACCGCGCCAGCATTGACGATTGGCTGCGCTTGCCGGGAATTTCCATCCATCAAGCGCGATCGCTCGTCGAACTGGTGGGAATGGGCGTACAATTGCTATCCATCGAAGATATCGCCGCCGCAACGAGCATCCCGCGCGCGAGACTCCAACCTCTCGAACCCCTCCTCTCCTTTTACTACTACGATCCCGAAAGTCTCGTTCTCCCGCAGCGCGTCAATCCCAACACCGCCACTCCCGAACAACTCGCCCGCATTCCCCTCCTCGATGCCGTTACCATTAACGATTTAATCCTAGATCGCACCACCTGCGGCGCATATCGCAACTTAGCCGACTTACAGCGACGGCTAAACCTTAGTAGCACCCTTACTGCTCAATTGATGCACTATTTCCAGTTCAACTAA
- the psbU gene encoding photosystem II complex extrinsic protein PsbU, with amino-acid sequence MMKKLVRIFAVLALIVSSWGLTNQQPAFAIDLSAVTLRSPAPVLAAGYRNPADDKLSSEFGTKIDLNNTHVRDFRELRGFYPTLASKIIQNAPYEKVEDVLKIDGLSDSQIARLKSTLDLFTVTDTEPVYNEGDDRYNPGVY; translated from the coding sequence ATGATGAAAAAATTAGTTCGGATTTTCGCGGTTTTGGCTTTAATTGTAAGTTCTTGGGGATTGACGAACCAACAGCCTGCATTCGCTATCGATCTGAGTGCTGTCACGCTGCGATCGCCTGCGCCCGTCTTGGCAGCGGGCTATCGCAATCCTGCCGATGACAAACTCAGCAGCGAATTTGGCACCAAAATTGATTTAAATAACACCCACGTCAGAGATTTCCGCGAACTGCGCGGTTTCTATCCGACGCTGGCGAGCAAAATCATCCAAAACGCGCCCTATGAAAAGGTTGAGGATGTTTTGAAGATTGACGGTTTGAGCGACTCTCAGATCGCTCGTTTGAAAAGTACCTTAGACCTTTTTACCGTAACGGATACCGAACCGGTTTATAACGAAGGCGACGATCGCTACAACCCGGGCGTGTACTAA
- the argJ gene encoding bifunctional ornithine acetyltransferase/N-acetylglutamate synthase has product MTDWQVIEGGVTAPKGYKAAGIKAGLKPSGAPDLALIVSETDAMAAGVFTKSQVRAACVDYCRSRLQKKASARAILCNAGQANAATGEQGWQDAIETAQLLANELNISPDEILLASTGVIGQRMKMEAFRSGIPKLVAAASETGGDDAARAIVTTDLVTKSIALETQIDGRPVRIGGMAKGSGMIHPNMATMLGFVTCDAAVSTALWQEMLSRAADRSFNQITVDGDTSTNDTLIALANGQSRTSAITEASPEAEQLEAMLTEVCQYLAKAIARDGEGATCLIEVQVSGAPDEAAASQVAKTIVGSSLLKSAIFGRDPNWGRIAAAAGRAGVDFEQENLRVRMGDFLLMENGQPLPFDRAAASNYLKEIAANSSEERNGEIQQRRDNPVVIAIDLGNGSATGKAWGCDLSYDYVKINAEYTT; this is encoded by the coding sequence ATGACAGACTGGCAAGTTATTGAGGGGGGCGTGACAGCCCCTAAAGGGTATAAAGCCGCAGGCATTAAGGCAGGACTCAAGCCTTCCGGCGCGCCCGATTTAGCCTTGATTGTATCCGAGACAGACGCAATGGCAGCAGGCGTATTCACTAAAAGTCAAGTGCGCGCCGCCTGTGTCGATTATTGTCGATCGCGCCTGCAAAAAAAAGCCAGCGCCCGCGCCATTCTCTGCAATGCCGGACAAGCCAACGCAGCCACCGGCGAACAAGGATGGCAAGATGCGATCGAAACCGCCCAACTGCTCGCTAACGAACTCAACATTTCTCCCGATGAAATTCTGCTGGCTTCCACTGGCGTAATCGGACAGCGCATGAAAATGGAAGCCTTTCGCAGCGGTATTCCCAAACTCGTTGCCGCTGCCTCAGAAACCGGCGGCGATGACGCAGCCCGAGCCATTGTCACGACCGATTTAGTCACCAAATCGATCGCGCTTGAAACCCAAATTGACGGCCGTCCGGTGCGGATTGGCGGTATGGCGAAAGGTTCCGGGATGATTCATCCCAACATGGCGACGATGCTGGGCTTCGTGACTTGCGATGCTGCTGTCTCCACGGCGTTATGGCAAGAAATGCTAAGCCGCGCCGCAGATCGCAGTTTCAATCAAATCACTGTCGATGGCGACACCAGCACCAACGATACTCTCATCGCCCTCGCTAACGGACAATCGCGCACTTCTGCCATTACTGAAGCTAGCCCGGAAGCCGAACAATTAGAAGCGATGTTAACGGAAGTTTGCCAGTATTTAGCCAAAGCGATCGCGCGAGACGGTGAAGGCGCTACCTGCTTGATTGAAGTACAGGTTTCCGGCGCGCCCGACGAAGCTGCCGCCAGTCAAGTCGCCAAAACCATTGTCGGTTCTTCCCTGCTGAAATCTGCCATCTTCGGGCGCGATCCGAACTGGGGGCGCATCGCTGCCGCCGCCGGACGCGCTGGAGTCGATTTCGAGCAAGAAAACTTGCGCGTGCGCATGGGGGATTTCTTATTAATGGAAAACGGACAACCGCTTCCTTTCGATCGCGCCGCCGCCAGCAATTATTTAAAAGAAATTGCTGCCAATTCTAGCGAAGAACGCAATGGAGAAATCCAACAACGCCGCGATAATCCGGTCGTTATTGCGATCGATCTCGGCAACGGTTCTGCAACCGGCAAAGCTTGGGGCTGCGATCTCAGTTACGATTACGTCAAAATTAATGCTGAATATACAACTTAA
- a CDS encoding alpha/beta hydrolase — protein sequence MLQPKSSIQRFEGTFRGAGGLALFYQTWHPPRQARAIALLVHGLGAHSGVFDNLVSPLVARDFAVYEFDLRGHGKSAGQRGYIENWSEFREDLAIFSRLARDEQPHCPLFLIGHSLGGLIVLDWALHFPALARGIVVLSPPLGEVGVSPFRIRLAHLLSRILPRFSLSTEFDWSSLSRDAEAIATAQQDSLRHDRATARLATELFKTLAEIRDRAAQFEVALLIQHGSCDRVAFPEGSRQFFASLTHPDKELHEYPGAFHEMHNDLNAAETIADAIDWLERHLPPSNT from the coding sequence TTGCTCCAACCTAAATCCAGCATTCAACGATTTGAAGGAACGTTTCGAGGGGCGGGCGGGTTAGCGCTGTTTTATCAAACCTGGCATCCGCCGAGACAAGCGCGTGCCATCGCGCTGCTAGTTCATGGGTTAGGAGCGCATAGCGGCGTATTTGACAATCTAGTTTCTCCCCTAGTCGCTCGAGATTTCGCTGTTTATGAATTTGACTTGCGCGGACACGGTAAGTCTGCCGGACAACGAGGTTATATTGAAAATTGGAGCGAGTTTCGCGAAGATCTCGCTATTTTTTCGCGCTTGGCTCGGGACGAACAACCGCACTGTCCGCTTTTTCTTATCGGTCATAGTTTAGGCGGTCTTATCGTTCTGGACTGGGCGTTGCACTTTCCGGCGCTAGCGCGCGGAATCGTTGTTCTTTCGCCGCCCTTGGGCGAAGTCGGTGTATCGCCGTTCCGCATCCGCTTAGCGCATTTACTCTCTCGCATTTTGCCGCGTTTTTCCCTGAGTACGGAATTCGATTGGTCGAGTCTTTCTCGGGATGCCGAGGCGATTGCGACAGCCCAGCAGGATTCGTTACGCCACGATCGCGCTACCGCAAGGCTGGCGACGGAATTGTTTAAAACTCTAGCAGAAATTCGCGATCGCGCCGCCCAATTCGAGGTAGCATTACTCATTCAGCATGGAAGTTGCGATCGCGTCGCCTTCCCCGAAGGCAGTCGCCAGTTTTTTGCAAGCCTTACCCACCCCGACAAAGAACTACACGAATATCCCGGCGCTTTTCACGAAATGCACAACGATCTCAACGCTGCTGAAACTATCGCCGATGCGATCGATTGGCTCGAACGTCATCTGCCACCCTCCAACACCTAA
- a CDS encoding DUF1825 family protein: protein MGFFDSDIIQQEAKQLFEDYQALMTLGGDYGKFDREGKKLFIERMEALMDRYKIFMKRFELSEDFMAQMTVQQLKTQLGQFGVTPQQMFDQMHLSLERMKAEVEK from the coding sequence ATGGGATTTTTTGATTCAGATATTATCCAGCAAGAAGCCAAGCAATTATTTGAAGACTATCAAGCTCTCATGACGCTGGGGGGCGATTATGGTAAATTCGATCGCGAGGGGAAAAAGCTCTTTATCGAGCGTATGGAAGCCCTAATGGATCGCTACAAAATTTTTATGAAGCGCTTCGAGCTTTCCGAAGACTTCATGGCTCAAATGACCGTCCAACAGCTTAAAACGCAACTCGGACAATTTGGCGTAACCCCCCAACAAATGTTCGACCAAATGCACCTCAGTCTCGAACGCATGAAAGCAGAAGTCGAAAAATAG
- a CDS encoding DUF4870 domain-containing protein, producing the protein MYDPDKRKLLSILCHASVFFAALILFIGLPLGIFFLVEDPVVKATAKEVLNFHLNIWLYGVIIGPLCFILAVTIIGIPLAWLLGALFLLFHWITPIFAILKSLNQPDEPYRYPFIFRVL; encoded by the coding sequence ATGTACGATCCCGACAAACGCAAGCTTTTATCTATCCTCTGCCACGCCTCAGTATTTTTTGCTGCACTAATACTATTCATCGGTCTTCCCTTGGGGATTTTCTTTCTGGTTGAGGATCCCGTCGTTAAAGCTACTGCTAAGGAAGTTCTGAACTTCCATTTGAATATCTGGCTTTACGGGGTGATTATCGGTCCTCTCTGCTTTATCTTGGCAGTGACCATTATTGGTATTCCTCTAGCATGGCTTTTAGGGGCGCTCTTTCTCCTCTTCCACTGGATTACGCCGATTTTTGCAATTCTTAAGTCTTTGAACCAACCGGATGAGCCTTATCGCTATCCGTTCATCTTTCGCGTCCTGTAA
- a CDS encoding KGK domain-containing protein produces the protein MEALYRAIDCNENDVISFGEETFKIGRFKKALYQCFDYDFGYGLIGLLGNQGIKISKQTVSAYDNHEDYTKWFNEGIDCEILKTDVTGWQKAKVKIKVSVEFSIEEDESQLAHSNGKFLAQDTDATLDYDINLISTEL, from the coding sequence ATGGAAGCACTTTACCGCGCGATCGATTGTAACGAAAATGACGTGATCTCTTTCGGGGAAGAGACCTTTAAAATTGGTCGGTTTAAAAAAGCTTTATATCAGTGCTTCGACTACGATTTTGGTTACGGACTAATCGGTTTGCTCGGCAATCAAGGCATTAAAATTAGCAAACAGACGGTTAGCGCCTACGACAACCACGAAGATTATACGAAGTGGTTTAATGAAGGGATTGACTGTGAAATCCTCAAAACCGATGTCACTGGCTGGCAAAAAGCAAAAGTTAAAATCAAAGTAAGCGTTGAGTTTAGCATTGAAGAAGACGAGAGCCAATTGGCCCACAGTAATGGCAAGTTTCTGGCTCAGGATACCGATGCAACCCTCGATTATGACATTAATTTAATCAGTACCGAGCTTTAG